From the genome of Micromonospora lupini:
CGGCTCGCAGTTCGTGGCCCGTGCCGCCGACCGACGCGAGCTGCTGCGCACCGCCCGCACCCTCAGCGACACCTCCGACCGGGGCGAAGCCGTTCGCGAGCACTGCCGACGACTGCTGCGCCGCGACCACCATCCCCGCTCCCTGCACCGGCAGAAGTTCCTGGTGCAGGCGCTGGTCCCCGGGCTGACCGGAGACTTCAAGGTGCTCCGGATGGGTGCGCGCTACTACACGCTCTACCGCCGCAACCGGCCCGGCGACTTCCGCGCCAGCGGCAGTGGCGACGTCGACTTCCAGGACCTGGCGGGCGTCGACCGCGACGCGCTGCTCGACTACGCGGAACGGGTCTCCGACACTCTCGGTACCCCGCTCACCTCGCTGGACATCGGTCACGACGGCGAGCGCTTCCACCTGCTCGAGTTCCAGTGCCTGCACTTCGGGACGGTCACCGCCGAGAAGTCGACCGGCTACCACATGCGGGTGGGAGACACGTGGCAGCACGTCGAGGAGGAGTGCGACATCGAGGCGGTGTTCTGCGAGGCGATCGTGGGGCACCTGCGGCAGTTCGCGCCTGCACCTCCCCGACTGTCGCCCGAGGCGATCACCGCGGCATCAGGCACCCGGCGCCCGTCCGGCCGGTGACGCCGCGACGACACTTATCCGTCGACGGCATCCGAGTCCGGTCTCGCCGGTGCGACCCAGGATCCGTCTGGCCGTGTCCAACGCGAGGGTTTGGGGGTTTATCAGGCGGATGTCGACCGACTGCGAAGATTTGGGGTTTCTGTTCTCCTCCACGTCCCGCCCGACGTCGACACGCACTGCCCACCGTCGCGGAGGTCGGAACATGCCGGTGCCTGGTCGTCTCGCGGACGTGGCCGATGCCCCGCCGCGCCCGCACACGGGCGACACCGTGTACCTGTCGCCGCCCGACATCGGGCCGCTGGAGGAGTCGTACCTGATCGCGGCCCTGCGCTCGGGCTGGGTGGCACCTGTCGGTCCGGATCTGCAGGCGTTCGAACACGACGTCGCGACGAGGGTCGGCACCGGCGGGGCCGTCGCCGTGAACTCCGGAACAGCGGCTCTGCACCTGGCCCTGCTCGGTGTGGGAGTCGGCCCCACCGACGTGGTCATCGTGCCCACCCTCACCTTCGTCGCCACCGCGAACGCCGCCCGGTACATCGGCGCACGACCGGTCTTCGTCGACTGCGATCCGCAGACCGGCAATGTGGACGTCGACCTCGCCGCCGACCTGATCCGACGGCTGCGGGCGCGCGGCGAGCGGGTCGGCGCGATCGTCGGAGTGGACATGTTCGGCAGCTGCGCCGACTACAGCGCCCTGCTCCCCCTGTGCGCGGAGACCGACGTGCCCCTCGTGGAGGATGCCGCGGAAGCACTCGGCGCCTGCCACGCCGGGCGGGCCGCCGGCTCCTTCGGGCGCGTCGGCGTGCTGTCGTTCAACGGCAACAAGATCATGACCACCTCCGGTGGTGGAATGCTGGTGTCCGACGACGCCGCGCTCCTGGCCCGCGCCCGCCACCTCGCCACCCAGGCCCGCGAACCGGCACGGCACTACGAGCACCACGAGACGGGCTACAACTACCGACTCAGCAATCTGCTCGCGGCGCTCGGACGGGCCCAGCTCATCCGGCTGGACGAGATGATCGCCCGACGCCGCCACCTGCGCGACACGTACGCCAAGCTCTTCGCCCCGGTGCCCGGCGTGCGGCTGGTCGGGGCCCAGGACGCCGAGTCCAACTGTTGGCTGACAGTCATCGCCGTCGAGCCCCAGCGGTGCGGTTGGCGGGCCGACGACCTCGCGACGCACCTCGCGGAACGGAACATCGAGACCCGGCCGGTGTGGAAGCCGATGCACCTGCAACCGATGCACGCGGGTGCGGAGAGCCTGCTCACCGGTGCCGCCGAGCGACTCTTCACCGACGGGCTCACCCTGCCCAGCGGGAGCGCCCTCACCGAACCGCAGATCGCCCGGGTCTTCGCGGCGATCGACGAGTTCCTGAGCGCCCGGGCATGCCTGTCCCCGTCGTGAACGACCGGCCCGGCCTGGTCCGCCACGGCTGGGGGGTTCGGCCCCCGAAGGGTGGCCGATCAGGTGACGGTGACAGGCGTACCGGCTCGTGGAGCCCGGCAGTAGCAGGATATTCCATTATCTAGCAGCAAATACCCCAGAAATCTAGAAAATGAATGTTACGGGGACATAGGCCGCATATCTCCCCCGGCCGCGCGGTGGAAGCCGGCCGGGCGACGGGACAGGAAGCGAGCACATGCCGCAGGAGACAGAGCACACGGAACGCGTGGACCGGCGGACACGACGGGCCAGGGCACGCCGCGCCACAGCGGCCCTCCTCGCCACCGACACCACCGCCTGGGTCTGCGGTTTCGTCGCGGCGGTGTGGACCCGGTTCGAATTCCACCTCCCGCCCGGCCAACCGGCCCGGGCGGCGGCGATCGGCGTGCTCGCGGCCGCCGTACACCTGGGAGTCGCGGCGGTGCGACGCCTCCACTCCGGGCGGCACCCGCTGGGCAGCCTGCACGATGCGCAGGGCGTCGCCGGCGGCGCCGTCCTGGCTGCCGCCATCGTGCTGCTCGGCCTGCTGCCCTCCGACGAGCGGCC
Proteins encoded in this window:
- a CDS encoding DegT/DnrJ/EryC1/StrS family aminotransferase gives rise to the protein MPVPGRLADVADAPPRPHTGDTVYLSPPDIGPLEESYLIAALRSGWVAPVGPDLQAFEHDVATRVGTGGAVAVNSGTAALHLALLGVGVGPTDVVIVPTLTFVATANAARYIGARPVFVDCDPQTGNVDVDLAADLIRRLRARGERVGAIVGVDMFGSCADYSALLPLCAETDVPLVEDAAEALGACHAGRAAGSFGRVGVLSFNGNKIMTTSGGGMLVSDDAALLARARHLATQAREPARHYEHHETGYNYRLSNLLAALGRAQLIRLDEMIARRRHLRDTYAKLFAPVPGVRLVGAQDAESNCWLTVIAVEPQRCGWRADDLATHLAERNIETRPVWKPMHLQPMHAGAESLLTGAAERLFTDGLTLPSGSALTEPQIARVFAAIDEFLSARACLSPS